Proteins from a single region of Campylobacter concisus:
- a CDS encoding tyrosine-type recombinase/integrase: MQYLVKRNGIYYFRVAIPLYLRPYFGNKTEYITSFLTKRFDTAKNRAKIYSIIFNAIKKAWKMNLTSELIEHLVLMLLKAKEAKSIKEHDMLGRYINLDGLLSLNLFLKQSLKEDSLPSVISKEVDEICKKLSCADPQTKKFLGKRVLEATIDNINHISYKMCKNQKLLNDKQQAFVPLGKKHNSANLDDNTEDKIAKSIKESSLHSYQDNIETLKKQNLVLPFTKKSLKHSVCELRDAINELAKQKGALTQNDILRIFGCELSPDGDNELSDDLKFGYGNLNDPSFGGQVKLYKADKYEDKGIVLSDIEAKDLAIDDTSDASNMTFNEAINFFQKLFSNRAKSLRYKLDSSTKNESKADMLTLKSAFENYISNTSISNNWSDSTFGLVRHVGRLMSMKFGDELDIKKIKRDDLLNFRNVLLQLPTKLSQNSLYKDKSLDEIIALAKDRPKISKSTIKKYIVRVSEFFKYCYDSDYIDKNPAIDLQISINQDDVTNKNPYEDSDVNALLDIVSKIRLSGDTKSQRISKDELFFVTHIAAYSGMRLNEIIQLNTDDIVEKYNIVCFSLNTKIDVKTGKSKTLKTRNSVRIVPIHSKLNSIGLLEFIENKKKLARKCGKAVRLFNCDNKDFSEYFRKKINTKVIEDGDKTRTFHSFRHTFINKLIQSGQRVEHIAALVGHEQQYKITMNTYGEPVTPKILKDLVEEVNFYQGGEG, encoded by the coding sequence ATGCAATATCTAGTCAAACGAAACGGCATATACTACTTTAGAGTAGCCATTCCACTATATTTGAGACCTTATTTTGGTAATAAAACCGAATACATAACCTCCTTCCTCACAAAACGCTTTGATACAGCAAAAAATCGTGCTAAGATCTACTCTATAATTTTTAACGCGATTAAAAAGGCATGGAAGATGAATTTGACCAGCGAACTTATAGAGCACTTGGTGCTTATGCTTTTAAAAGCCAAGGAGGCCAAAAGTATCAAAGAGCATGATATGCTTGGCAGATATATAAATTTAGATGGACTACTATCACTAAATTTGTTTTTAAAACAGAGTTTAAAAGAGGATAGCTTACCCAGTGTCATATCAAAAGAGGTCGATGAGATCTGCAAAAAGCTATCTTGCGCCGATCCTCAAACCAAAAAGTTTCTTGGCAAAAGAGTGCTTGAGGCAACGATAGATAACATAAATCACATATCATATAAGATGTGCAAAAACCAAAAGTTATTAAATGATAAGCAACAGGCATTTGTACCACTTGGTAAAAAGCACAATAGTGCAAATTTAGATGATAATACTGAAGACAAGATAGCAAAAAGTATCAAAGAAAGTAGCTTACATAGCTATCAAGACAACATAGAGACTTTAAAAAAGCAGAATTTGGTGCTGCCTTTTACTAAAAAATCTCTAAAACACTCTGTTTGTGAGCTAAGAGATGCTATAAATGAGCTAGCTAAGCAAAAAGGCGCGCTCACGCAAAACGATATTCTAAGAATATTTGGTTGTGAGTTATCGCCAGATGGAGATAATGAGCTAAGTGATGATCTAAAATTTGGGTATGGAAATTTAAATGATCCTAGCTTTGGTGGTCAGGTAAAGCTATATAAGGCAGATAAATATGAAGATAAGGGTATAGTTTTAAGTGACATTGAGGCTAAAGACCTTGCGATAGATGACACAAGTGATGCTAGTAACATGACTTTTAATGAAGCTATAAATTTCTTTCAAAAGCTCTTCTCAAATAGAGCTAAAAGTCTTAGATATAAACTAGACTCTTCTACTAAAAATGAGAGTAAAGCTGACATGCTCACGCTAAAGAGTGCTTTTGAAAACTATATATCAAACACGAGTATTTCAAATAATTGGAGTGACAGCACATTTGGCCTTGTTAGACATGTAGGACGGCTCATGTCTATGAAATTTGGCGATGAACTAGACATCAAAAAGATAAAAAGAGATGACTTGCTAAATTTTAGAAATGTCTTACTGCAACTACCAACCAAACTCTCTCAAAATAGTCTCTATAAAGATAAAAGCTTAGATGAGATCATAGCTTTGGCAAAAGATAGACCAAAAATTTCTAAATCAACCATCAAGAAGTATATTGTTAGAGTTAGTGAGTTTTTTAAATACTGCTACGATAGCGACTATATAGATAAGAACCCAGCTATAGATCTGCAAATAAGTATAAACCAAGATGATGTTACAAATAAAAACCCTTATGAAGATAGTGACGTAAATGCACTTTTGGATATTGTTAGTAAGATAAGATTAAGCGGTGATACTAAAAGTCAAAGAATTAGCAAAGATGAGCTATTTTTTGTTACCCATATAGCAGCTTATTCTGGCATGAGACTAAATGAGATAATTCAGCTAAACACAGATGACATAGTCGAAAAATATAACATAGTATGCTTTAGTTTAAATACAAAAATAGATGTAAAAACAGGTAAGAGTAAGACTTTAAAGACTAGAAACTCTGTAAGGATTGTTCCTATCCACTCTAAGCTAAATAGCATTGGGCTGCTTGAATTTATAGAGAATAAAAAGAAGCTAGCTAGGAAATGTGGCAAAGCAGTTAGGTTATTTAACTGTGACAATAAAGACTTCTCTGAATATTTTAGAAAGAAGATAAATACTAAAGTTATAGAAGATGGTGATAAGACAAGGACATTTCACTCATTTAGACATACTTTCATAAATAAGCTCATTCAAAGTGGCCAAAGAGTTGAACATATTGCTGCTCTTGTGGGACATGAACAACAATACAAGATTACCATGAATACTTATGGCGAACCAGTAACTCCTAAAATTCTAAAGGATCTAGTTGAAGAGGTAAATTTTTATCAAGGAGGGGAAGGGTGA
- a CDS encoding Cj0814 family flagellar-dependent secreted protein, whose amino-acid sequence MKVSYNSILTKQHYQKQTKNEGFANFLPNTLNINLIDQATIPKNDFASSSSIDSLYQAKFTSQEGYGYSVDAKGFMGADFNKAAGLPQDFKIHKSTLDAIVLHNQKHPNSINFSMETKKDNQLFGEDSFANIDLANTIKQYYKIFDQISAGVISKGKEFYSNEDLVKMPKGYFSKDKKMDHFEYLMGRMTSDEIDGLTDRSNEKITHVFRTAQDADDAHRLWDDLSDINVEVNGNFLDFSPEVMTTEHTIPYMWVSSAGYDFKPDMSVYDNEQGYTKEQIFVAFLKNEQGLVLQGGTTRITDEARNVYRDTLILTKQDRSEIGIPKAYYDEILSGKKDLKDILARILKLRNLELKKDQTLEGLASKIMDVLKEFDERMKTREL is encoded by the coding sequence ATGAAAGTCTCTTATAACTCCATCTTAACAAAACAGCACTACCAAAAACAGACAAAAAACGAAGGCTTTGCAAATTTTCTACCCAACACTCTAAATATAAATTTGATAGACCAAGCCACTATTCCTAAAAATGACTTTGCTTCATCTAGTAGTATCGACTCTCTTTATCAGGCTAAATTTACTTCACAAGAGGGCTATGGATATAGTGTAGATGCTAAAGGATTTATGGGAGCTGACTTTAACAAAGCAGCAGGTCTGCCACAGGACTTTAAAATCCACAAAAGCACGCTTGATGCGATAGTGTTACACAATCAAAAGCACCCAAATAGTATAAATTTTTCAATGGAAACAAAGAAAGATAACCAACTCTTTGGAGAAGATAGCTTTGCAAATATCGATCTAGCAAATACCATAAAGCAATACTATAAAATTTTTGATCAAATTTCAGCTGGAGTTATTAGCAAGGGTAAAGAATTTTACTCAAATGAAGATCTAGTAAAGATGCCAAAGGGCTACTTTTCAAAAGATAAAAAAATGGATCATTTCGAATATCTAATGGGTAGGATGACCAGCGATGAGATAGATGGGCTAACTGATAGGAGTAATGAGAAGATAACTCATGTATTTAGAACAGCTCAAGATGCAGACGATGCACATAGACTGTGGGATGATCTAAGCGATATAAATGTAGAAGTCAATGGAAATTTCCTTGACTTCTCTCCAGAAGTGATGACAACTGAGCATACTATCCCTTATATGTGGGTTAGTAGTGCTGGATATGACTTCAAGCCTGATATGTCTGTATATGACAATGAACAAGGCTATACTAAGGAGCAAATTTTTGTAGCATTTTTAAAAAACGAGCAAGGTCTTGTGCTACAAGGTGGCACAACAAGGATAACCGATGAGGCTCGCAATGTATATAGAGACACACTCATACTTACAAAGCAAGATAGAAGCGAGATAGGCATACCAAAGGCTTATTATGATGAGATACTATCTGGTAAGAAAGATCTAAAAGATATACTAGCTAGGATTTTAAAGCTTAGAAATTTAGAGCTTAAAAAAGATCAAACGCTTGAGGGGCTAGCAAGTAAGATAATGGATGTTTTAAAAGAATTTGATGAGAGGATGAAGACAAGAGAGCTTTAA
- a CDS encoding Cj0814 family flagellar-dependent secreted protein — protein MINALSSYALNLEQNIKVSTKVSTNQTSSEVLGYKVDKDGYFTDEFNKQAGIPSDYKIHSSTLESLVRIATQPDYMQRVFDSIDILKTVNNAYKVLSQVVGEDTLNSKDSFSLDEIRNFPQGFEYNRQSMQVTKINNSIHEFGSAAADFNGKESNKQMISTLFFNPSFKGGDGRQPLKPTTDIFNNNNGGKENTVIGVFMDPHGEKYTNKDGSITKGGLIAAVINNNLDVREGETTAQGKREGYDKSIDSKEFNRAFELFDLMGEMKFGPGFINATDNDIAGMPKYMQDYIRSKRDFVYIDLESGFVSTPEDRRRGYEEDELSFKKMMEHNLKMLKLLFGEIDKDGKKSKDFMDSFLKFSMPPLNLVKELNENPAGKYLVDMLGIKKDVDIKA, from the coding sequence ATGATAAACGCACTTAGTAGTTACGCCTTAAATTTAGAGCAGAACATAAAGGTATCAACCAAAGTTTCTACCAACCAAACAAGCTCAGAGGTTTTAGGCTACAAGGTAGATAAAGATGGCTACTTTACAGATGAGTTTAATAAACAAGCTGGCATCCCAAGTGATTATAAAATTCACTCAAGCACACTGGAGTCTTTAGTCAGGATAGCGACGCAGCCTGACTATATGCAAAGGGTTTTTGACAGCATCGATATACTAAAAACTGTAAATAATGCCTACAAAGTTCTCTCCCAAGTAGTTGGCGAAGACACGCTAAATTCAAAAGATAGCTTTAGCTTAGATGAGATAAGAAATTTCCCTCAAGGCTTTGAGTATAACCGCCAAAGTATGCAAGTAACCAAGATCAATAACTCCATTCATGAATTTGGCTCGGCTGCGGCTGATTTTAACGGCAAAGAGTCAAATAAGCAGATGATAAGCACGCTTTTTTTCAACCCAAGCTTTAAAGGAGGAGACGGCAGGCAGCCATTAAAGCCAACAACAGATATCTTTAACAACAACAATGGCGGCAAAGAAAACACGGTCATTGGTGTATTTATGGATCCGCATGGAGAGAAATACACCAATAAAGATGGCTCTATAACAAAAGGCGGTCTCATAGCAGCCGTTATAAACAACAACCTTGATGTAAGAGAGGGCGAGACAACAGCACAAGGCAAAAGAGAAGGCTATGATAAGAGCATAGATAGTAAAGAATTTAATAGAGCATTTGAGCTGTTTGATCTAATGGGTGAGATGAAATTTGGACCTGGCTTTATAAATGCTACTGATAATGACATAGCAGGTATGCCTAAATATATGCAAGACTACATCAGATCTAAAAGAGACTTTGTCTATATCGACTTAGAAAGTGGCTTTGTCAGCACTCCTGAAGATAGGCGTAGGGGATATGAAGAAGACGAACTCTCATTTAAAAAGATGATGGAGCATAATCTAAAAATGCTAAAGCTACTCTTTGGTGAGATAGACAAAGACGGAAAAAAGAGCAAAGATTTTATGGATAGCTTTTTAAAATTTAGCATGCCACCTTTAAATTTAGTAAAAGAGCTAAACGAAAACCCAGCTGGAAAATATCTAGTAGATATGCTTGGCATAAAAAAAGATGTTGATATAAAGGCGTAA
- a CDS encoding cell surface protein — translation MITSINGLSNTPIQDNTIQKENIPKDTKDDEKAKIEALWYGPVGKSIKEIIDIDENEDNWVAKTISKIDNMLSKRYNTEQDRNAMSMKQPKTLEEAKDQVLIMYSDILKENSVDGKPTMMGKLIGLGTKEEEADLRAFMDSMSSLYPNNNKESLSLLDRTDLSIDEFKTLFAKAREKATKDVAEQRKQIIKEEQEYNANFAKEQAEKKFKPMQVKKKYETYDINKDQKFLYARELLNFKEKRGIDVLELMQKIDKKQILNKMA, via the coding sequence GTGATAACTAGCATAAACGGACTTAGCAATACACCAATACAAGATAACACTATCCAAAAAGAAAATATCCCTAAAGATACCAAAGATGATGAAAAGGCCAAAATAGAAGCTTTATGGTATGGTCCAGTTGGAAAGAGCATAAAAGAGATTATTGACATAGACGAAAATGAAGATAATTGGGTTGCAAAAACGATAAGCAAAATAGATAATATGCTTTCTAAGCGTTACAATACCGAACAAGATCGCAACGCCATGTCGATGAAACAGCCAAAAACTTTAGAAGAAGCAAAAGATCAAGTCCTTATAATGTATTCTGATATATTAAAGGAAAACTCTGTTGATGGCAAGCCAACCATGATGGGCAAACTAATAGGTCTTGGCACAAAAGAAGAGGAGGCTGACCTAAGAGCTTTTATGGATAGCATGTCTTCTCTTTATCCAAATAATAACAAGGAGTCGCTTAGTCTTTTAGATAGAACCGACCTAAGCATAGATGAATTTAAAACATTATTTGCCAAAGCAAGAGAAAAAGCAACAAAGGATGTTGCAGAACAAAGAAAGCAGATAATTAAAGAAGAACAAGAATACAATGCAAATTTTGCTAAAGAGCAGGCTGAGAAGAAATTTAAACCTATGCAGGTTAAGAAGAAGTATGAGACATATGATATAAATAAGGATCAAAAATTTCTCTATGCAAGAGAGCTTTTAAATTTCAAAGAAAAAAGAGGCATAGACGTCTTAGAGCTTATGCAAAAGATAGATAAGAAGCAAATTTTAAATAAGATGGCTTGA
- a CDS encoding Cj0814 family flagellar-dependent secreted protein, with protein sequence MFSLILLLQEPAKFTYTTSSQNSLISLNFNELQAYGYTVDKAGFMGADFNKAASLPQDFKIHKSTLDELSRFAERNHVLNRIKSKDEQIKIFDNIDMADTIKHYYRLFDQMTSALGDDKKSYTLADIGKLPKGYSTKGTRYDAKGHLLKDLSNSTISNIYSSTDELNSAKSLSKELSSAGVRLIVKEVDFTMSEAGDEFSFNPDMSVYQVDEGYSKEALFMGFLRSSRPLPSDSAKTKLSSAALNDISSTGEHKEYFVDFEKVGKDSESIKALIKERLKELTLLMYARSKNINAESVTSNEYEKFKPTSEDINSLANSWSERISAISKTFV encoded by the coding sequence GTGTTCTCCTTAATTCTATTACTCCAAGAACCAGCTAAATTTACTTATACCACTTCTTCACAAAATAGCCTTATCTCTTTAAATTTTAATGAGCTTCAAGCTTATGGCTACACAGTAGATAAGGCTGGCTTTATGGGAGCTGATTTTAATAAAGCAGCCAGCTTACCGCAGGACTTTAAAATCCACAAAAGCACACTTGATGAGCTTAGTAGATTTGCCGAGCGCAACCATGTGTTAAACCGCATCAAGAGCAAAGACGAGCAGATAAAGATCTTTGATAATATCGATATGGCTGACACCATAAAGCACTACTACAGACTATTTGATCAAATGACCTCTGCTTTAGGTGATGATAAAAAGAGCTACACCCTTGCAGATATAGGCAAACTACCAAAAGGCTACAGTACAAAAGGCACTCGCTATGATGCCAAAGGACATTTGCTAAAAGATCTATCAAACTCTACTATCTCAAATATCTACTCTAGCACTGATGAGCTAAATAGCGCTAAATCTCTTAGCAAAGAGCTTTCAAGTGCAGGCGTTAGGCTCATAGTAAAAGAGGTTGATTTTACGATGAGCGAAGCAGGTGATGAGTTTAGCTTTAACCCTGATATGTCGGTATATCAAGTAGATGAAGGTTACAGTAAAGAGGCTCTTTTCATGGGATTTTTGCGCAGCTCTAGACCACTACCTAGTGATAGTGCAAAGACTAAGCTAAGTAGCGCTGCCTTAAATGATATCTCAAGCACTGGAGAGCATAAAGAGTATTTTGTGGATTTTGAAAAAGTGGGTAAAGATAGTGAGAGTATAAAAGCACTCATAAAAGAAAGGCTTAAAGAGCTAACCCTTTTAATGTATGCAAGATCAAAGAACATTAACGCAGAAAGTGTTACCTCAAACGAATATGAGAAATTTAAACCAACTAGCGAGGATATAAATTCTCTAGCAAATTCTTGGAGTGAGAGGATAAGCGCTATCAGTAAGACTTTTGTGTAG
- the dcm gene encoding DNA (cytosine-5-)-methyltransferase — MNIIPQIIDNSPAILIKNKRIRLQMTQKELADAVGMSKFGDRTIRRWENGESQPSSIELKHILSFPEKVPFPNNENAPYKIIDLFAGIGGTRLGFYQTGKTNVVFSSEIDKFAVKTYKANFGETPFGDITKISEKDIPNHDIIVGGFPCQAFSQAGKKLGFEDTRGTLFFEIARIIKEKRPKAFLLENVKNLKSHDKGRTYKTIEKTLKDLNYDVHSIILKAKDFGVPQNRERIYIVGFDKDKIDNYKDFSFPIPPCPDVSVGNILEQNVDTKYTISNALWQGHQRRKKEHKIKGNGFGYTLFNENSPYTNTLSARYYKDGSEILIEQKGKNPRKLTPREAARLQGFPENYIIPVSDTQSYKQFGNSVAVTVIHAIANNIIDILDTCTKKEID; from the coding sequence ATGAATATTATACCACAAATCATAGATAATTCCCCTGCTATTTTAATAAAAAATAAGCGTATCAGATTACAAATGACTCAAAAAGAATTAGCTGATGCTGTTGGTATGTCCAAATTCGGAGATAGGACAATTCGCAGATGGGAAAATGGAGAAAGTCAGCCATCGTCCATTGAGCTGAAACATATTTTATCATTTCCTGAAAAAGTACCTTTCCCCAATAATGAAAATGCCCCCTATAAAATCATTGATTTATTTGCCGGAATTGGTGGTACAAGGCTTGGATTTTACCAAACAGGTAAAACAAATGTCGTATTCAGTAGTGAAATTGATAAATTTGCAGTAAAAACATATAAGGCAAATTTTGGTGAAACTCCTTTTGGAGATATTACAAAAATATCTGAAAAAGATATTCCTAATCATGATATTATTGTCGGTGGTTTTCCTTGTCAAGCATTTAGTCAAGCCGGTAAAAAGCTTGGTTTTGAAGATACTCGTGGAACATTATTTTTTGAAATTGCAAGAATTATTAAAGAGAAACGACCTAAGGCATTTCTTCTTGAAAATGTCAAAAACCTAAAATCTCACGATAAAGGTCGTACCTATAAAACAATAGAAAAAACATTAAAGGATTTAAACTACGATGTTCATTCTATTATACTTAAAGCAAAAGACTTCGGTGTTCCACAAAATAGAGAGCGTATTTACATTGTTGGATTTGATAAGGATAAAATAGATAACTATAAAGATTTTTCTTTTCCAATTCCTCCCTGCCCAGATGTTTCTGTGGGAAATATTTTAGAGCAAAATGTTGATACTAAATACACCATTTCAAATGCACTTTGGCAAGGTCATCAACGACGAAAGAAAGAACATAAAATAAAGGGAAATGGATTTGGTTACACATTGTTCAATGAAAACAGTCCTTATACAAATACATTATCTGCAAGATATTATAAAGACGGGAGTGAAATACTTATTGAGCAAAAAGGAAAAAATCCACGAAAACTAACACCTCGTGAAGCTGCAAGACTTCAAGGCTTCCCCGAAAACTATATCATTCCTGTAAGTGATACTCAAAGTTACAAACAGTTTGGTAATTCTGTTGCCGTTACTGTTATCCATGCAATTGCAAATAACATAATTGATATACTTGATACCTGTACTAAAAAAGAGATTGACTAA
- a CDS encoding type II restriction endonuclease has product MANISLDEYKNLVKEKRKEGFKQPYDLVYDNFITLGYDKVPKEFFLSNASEVVEKLRNSCWSEFQPLEKDFTSKMLKELVDDEYIKTLTPIEAITWFVEEFPEHIYALTLSNTQSRRSRAGKEFESIIELILIGAGIPLDSQGNIGKQEFVNKGLGKLVDLVSPGVLEYIVNKRNTVLISAKTTLRERWQEVPEEMGRTGAREMFLATLDTSISSDVLNTLYEANIQVTTTKNIKETYYSDNERVLTFEKLVEICLDNVSHWKNFNYTVEQNEQMIELITKQIEKHQNHKFVEEYYDERLKNIKK; this is encoded by the coding sequence ATGGCAAATATTTCTCTTGATGAATATAAAAACTTAGTTAAAGAAAAAAGGAAAGAAGGCTTTAAACAGCCTTATGACTTAGTTTATGATAATTTTATTACATTAGGATACGACAAAGTCCCTAAAGAATTCTTTTTAAGTAATGCAAGTGAAGTTGTTGAAAAACTTAGAAATAGCTGTTGGAGTGAATTTCAGCCATTAGAAAAAGACTTTACTTCAAAAATGCTAAAAGAGTTAGTTGATGATGAGTATATCAAAACTCTTACACCAATAGAGGCAATTACTTGGTTTGTGGAAGAATTTCCGGAACATATATATGCTTTGACTTTGTCAAATACTCAAAGTAGGAGGAGTAGAGCAGGTAAAGAATTTGAAAGTATTATAGAACTCATTTTGATTGGTGCAGGGATTCCACTTGACAGTCAAGGTAATATAGGTAAACAAGAGTTTGTCAATAAAGGTCTTGGTAAATTGGTAGATTTAGTTTCTCCGGGTGTTTTAGAATACATTGTAAATAAGAGAAATACTGTCTTAATTAGTGCAAAAACCACATTAAGAGAAAGATGGCAAGAAGTACCTGAAGAAATGGGAAGAACAGGTGCAAGAGAAATGTTTTTAGCAACTCTTGATACTTCTATTAGCTCTGATGTATTGAACACTCTATATGAGGCTAATATACAAGTTACAACAACAAAAAATATAAAAGAAACATATTATTCCGATAATGAAAGGGTATTAACCTTTGAAAAGTTGGTTGAAATATGTTTAGACAATGTTTCTCATTGGAAAAATTTCAACTACACAGTAGAACAAAATGAGCAAATGATAGAGCTTATCACTAAGCAAATTGAAAAACACCAAAATCATAAATTTGTAGAAGAATATTATGATGAGAGATTAAAAAACATAAAGAAGTAG
- a CDS encoding cupin domain-containing protein, which translates to MSEQRIYCMDLVKKEDPEKAVRTPFYQTESTGGSVWVIKPGQTLQKHYHHNSDDIWIVLQGEGIFYPQPNEEVPFKKGHVIVSKKDSCHGAKNTGDEDIIFVSIVAPVPSDYDPINE; encoded by the coding sequence ATGAGCGAACAGAGAATCTATTGCATGGACCTTGTAAAAAAAGAGGATCCGGAAAAGGCTGTCAGAACACCGTTTTATCAGACAGAATCTACAGGCGGATCGGTCTGGGTTATCAAACCCGGTCAGACATTGCAAAAGCACTATCACCACAATTCCGACGATATATGGATCGTCCTTCAGGGAGAGGGAATATTCTACCCCCAGCCTAATGAAGAGGTTCCATTCAAGAAAGGCCATGTCATAGTATCGAAGAAAGACTCCTGCCACGGAGCAAAAAATACTGGAGATGAGGATATCATCTTTGTAAGTATAGTAGCACCTGTCCCTTCCGACTATGATCCTATAAACGAGTGA
- a CDS encoding transposon-encoded TnpW family protein, translating into MQKNNTETKTIKKIGKTTYEVVVHFNKNTTETMQDKLKRIMLREIESEKHQKNDKND; encoded by the coding sequence ATGCAAAAAAATAATACAGAAACAAAAACAATAAAGAAGATTGGAAAAACTACCTATGAAGTTGTTGTACATTTTAATAAAAATACTACTGAAACAATGCAAGACAAATTGAAACGCATAATGCTTAGAGAAATTGAGAGTGAAAAACATCAAAAAAATGATAAAAATGATTAG
- a CDS encoding plasmid mobilization protein — MSSEKIKKRKVTKVITKRLRLSNAEWLVINNKLQESGLTFSKFALRAMLSKQIYAPIIRELLIELSRQGQNINQIATKLNSGQSLDRVGIEIIADDNKILHKIYEILGKKYVS; from the coding sequence GTGAGTTCTGAAAAGATAAAAAAACGCAAGGTAACCAAAGTCATAACTAAAAGACTTAGGCTAAGTAATGCAGAATGGTTGGTGATTAATAATAAATTACAAGAAAGTGGCCTAACTTTCTCAAAATTTGCCCTAAGAGCTATGTTGTCTAAGCAGATTTATGCACCAATTATAAGGGAACTTCTAATTGAGCTATCTAGACAAGGACAAAACATAAACCAAATAGCCACCAAATTAAATAGTGGGCAAAGCCTAGATAGAGTTGGTATTGAGATCATAGCCGACGATAATAAGATCTTACATAAAATTTATGAAATATTGGGTAAAAAATATGTTTCTTGA
- a CDS encoding type II toxin-antitoxin system RelE family toxin: MSYELEFLPGALKEWQKLDNSIKVQFKKKLSERLENPKVAKDKLRGYEDVYKIKLRDVGYRLAYQVKDSEIVVLVLVVGKRENNEVYEMLKDKFN; this comes from the coding sequence ATGAGCTATGAGTTAGAGTTCTTACCAGGCGCTTTAAAAGAGTGGCAAAAGCTAGACAATAGCATAAAAGTGCAGTTTAAAAAGAAGCTAAGTGAGCGTCTAGAAAACCCAAAGGTTGCCAAGGACAAGCTACGAGGCTACGAAGATGTCTATAAGATCAAGTTAAGAGATGTCGGCTACCGCTTGGCATATCAGGTAAAAGATAGTGAGATAGTAGTGTTAGTGCTAGTTGTCGGCAAAAGAGAGAACAACGAAGTATACGAGATGCTAAAGGATAAATTTAACTAA
- a CDS encoding type II toxin-antitoxin system Phd/YefM family antitoxin — MQTIQANFTASISELKKSPAQILKQAGDNVVAILNHNVPSAYLVPSAVYEKMAEIIEEYHLSKAVDAALASGEKPVKVSLDEL, encoded by the coding sequence ATGCAAACTATACAAGCAAATTTTACAGCTAGCATAAGTGAGCTAAAAAAGTCTCCAGCTCAAATTTTAAAACAAGCTGGAGATAATGTCGTAGCTATACTAAACCACAATGTCCCTAGCGCATATCTAGTACCAAGTGCTGTCTATGAAAAAATGGCAGAGATAATAGAAGAGTATCATCTAAGTAAAGCAGTAGATGCTGCTCTAGCAAGTGGTGAAAAACCAGTAAAAGTAAGCTTAGATGAGCTATGA